In Meleagris gallopavo isolate NT-WF06-2002-E0010 breed Aviagen turkey brand Nicholas breeding stock chromosome 3, Turkey_5.1, whole genome shotgun sequence, one DNA window encodes the following:
- the CBLN2 gene encoding cerebellin-2 codes for IVLEGKCLVVCDSSPSADGAITSSLGISVRSGSAKVAFSATRSTNHEPSEMSNRTMTIYFDQVLVNIGNHFDLASSIFVAPRKGIYSFSFHVVKVYNRQTIQVSLMQNGYPVISAFAGDQDVTREAASNGVLLLMEREDKVHLKLERGNLMGGWKYSTFSGFLVFPL; via the exons ATCGTCCTGGAGGGGAAGTGCCTGGTGGTGTGCGACTCCAGCCCTTCGGCCGATGGCGCCATCACCTCCTCCCTGGGGATCTCCGTGCGCTCGGGCAGCGCCAAGGTGGCCTTCTCGGCCACCCGCAGCACCAACCACGAGCCCTCCGAGATGAGCAACCGCACCATGACCATCTACTTCGACCAG GTATTAGTTAATATTGGCAACCATTTTGATCTTGCTTCCAGTATATTTGTAGCGCCAAGGAAAGGGATATATAGTTTCAGTTTCCACGTGGTCAAGGTCTATAACAGACAAACCATCCAG GTAAGTTTAATGCAAAACGGCTACCCAGTGATTTCAGCTTTTGCAGGGGATCAGGACGTCACCAGAGAAGCAGCCAGCAACGGGGTCTTGCTCCTCATGGAACGAGAAGACAAAGTGCATCTCAAACTGGAAAGGGGTAACCTCATGGGAGGGTGGAAATATTCAACCTTTTCTGGCTTCTTAGTCTTTCCACTATAA